One part of the Falco peregrinus isolate bFalPer1 chromosome 14, bFalPer1.pri, whole genome shotgun sequence genome encodes these proteins:
- the ANKRD11 gene encoding ankyrin repeat domain-containing protein 11 isoform X1, whose amino-acid sequence MPKGGCSKTPQPEDFSLSNDMVEKQTGKKDKDKVSLTKTPKLDRSDGGKEVKERATKRKLPFTVGTNGDQKDSDTEKQGPERKRIKKEPATRKPGLLFGMGLSGIRAGYPLSERQQVALLMQMTAEESANSPVDTTPKHPSQSTVCQKGTPNSASKTKDKVNKRNERGETRLHRAAIRGDARRIKELIIEGADVNVKDFAGWTALHEACNRGYYDVAKQLLAAGAEVNTKGLDDDTPLHDAANNGHFKVVKLLLHYGGNPHQSNRKGETPLKVANSPTMVNLLLGKTTYPSSEESSTETSEEEDAPSFAPSSSVDGNNTDSEFEKGLKHKPKAQEPPKTITPVKDEYEFDEDDEQDRVPPVDDKHLLKKDYRKETKANSFISIPKMEVKTYTKNNTITPKKAAHRILSDSSDEEETSVAVGTGEKLRLSTHAILPSSKIREPASTKPQKEKSKVKKKRKKETKSKEVRFGKKNDKFCSSESESENVESEEDDRDSLQSSSCVKDSRLVLKESSLFNSLSASSTSSHGSLASQKHNPNLTEQHSKHWRTDNWKTISSPAWSDVSSLSDSTRTRLTSESDYSSEDSSLESLKPVRKKTEHKKKNTTHNTVSEKKNSFHSNVDGAIPKLDKEGKVVKKHKTKHKHKNKEKGQCPISQDIKIIKTFSFEFEDSKQKPEKGLIVETENPVENKLKVLKHEREHSKKEEKLPKGKAEEKEWLFKDETGKSSKEEKSLRKVKDGSKDMSKSFREGLSKSEKEKPVKEKSPKEEKPRLHKEERKKKSKDKQSKSEKKNELKEEKVSKLEKEKSFKEEKEKCKKEKLYREESGFDEFNNKTQFPESEDTKFSLSDDQQERWFSDLSSDSSFDFKGEDSWDSPVADFREIKNDTVAKLIIEPVKEEIKDKKKENKTKEKKEYNEKRNEKDTFLKKKERDYVDKSSEKKKDQTDRHKVTPSYLPEKDKKRKDSAESVKERKEKDTGETNKDRKDTSDGTKDRKDAKMKQEEPYRDDFKEYGCETFFKDKSDAEFSGKTLESWERHHSGKEKEKKDAPDKEKKEKVKPEKYKEKSKEGDKEKNEKVAPEKMLKDKELDKSFKEKKETKEKYKDLHSKDKERKSSFDQVKEKKEKNFSTDREDFSEKKDEKKGKEKSWYSIADIFTDESEDERDDYSLTGFKVGDSAGSEMHRLDSLQEKDDGAAAEKELYPDKHRKYSSDRQHPGEKQKDKDSKEKKKDKGTSEGGKEKKEKSSFEKHKEKKDKDSTEKYKDRKDRTSIDSTQEKKNKQKLPEKVEKKHANDDKVKSKHKEKPDKEHSKEKKSSKGGESEKSLLEKLEEEALNDYRDDSNDKISEISSDSFTDRGQDPGLTSLFESSNLSLTDAAEEKFKDSLPLPCLQDKLKEKERHRHSSSSSKKSHEKEKAKKEKTEKKEKTEEFKDSSSRKDSTHYEKDFSVDGEAFSTSYNMKAEPDEEPEKSIDYLFSEKKDKNDSERELSKKAEKEKAYSSSTISTVKEKKKRDKHKEKWKEEKEKHRDKHADGFFKHHKDEPKSTLKDKDSPQVTTFKDKSKEDNLKFGETKLKEKLKENQEKDKSESIKISNGNEKITLSKDSGKKDARPREKLLGDGDLMMTSFERMLSQKDLEIEERHKRHKERMKQMEKMRHRSGDPKLKDKLKSSEDVRKRSLDLATKKPLTLDTQLKDKKLKELGPLTPILSPENKAQPAVGTDSKDWITGPQLKEILPASPRPDQSRPTGVPTPASVVSCPSYEEVMQTPRTPSCSNEDYTDLMFECADSQHSLPISTMSMNACSPSFFDRYANVSSGLPENPSQTPTRTIPSTNLYRSISVDIRRAPEEEFSVGDKFFRQQSVPATSNYDSPVQHLMEEKVPLPSVPAEKFQCLSPGYYSPDYGVSSPKVEALHCTPGAVSSVAQSPESVFSGLQAKSSPSHRDELLAPSVESALPPDLGMPLDTTEEQQATASIMPPESTYLPPIEENHFSSGMPEQNNIDWVNPPSRNPNATIPPSLMGNPAEHSVTWSMGSELLMKSPQRFSESPKPPLCSLEPIHPTPVAFIPADSSYPVSPISYPLSVSEPGLDEVKEDAEEAVPGETANAEEQAPYMSPTRLDTFFNNCKPLPEEAPEIPPEPPCMPAEPQAEVVSTPENTYLENNNATPANTEEAVTWPDPFTNTEDDLDLGPFSLPELPLQPKDVAEAEMAEAEAVEESPAAASEAGAGMGKASTSVIASGEPEEPLASQAAAVLPVETEPQAEEQKPEVAAQEATSEALNTAEEKGAEDSEAQLFQQTPSESAQAESKEVEAVHEDLSSSGGVAESSSQPCPPPTAPSEGSVSQEGAAARGGSQVPSSQADVPPGNAQAEIAEPVQKPVAEAPKPPKIEEIPQRITRNRAQMLANQNKQNAASSEKEFPPVSTPATRAKGRITEEDDSQAQHPRKRRFQRSNQQLQQQINTSTQQTREMIQQTLAAIVDAIKLDDIEPYHSDRSNPYFEYLQIRKKIEEKRKILCYITPQAPQCYAEYVTYTGSYLLDGKPLSKLHIPVIAPPPSLAEPLKELFKQQEAVRGKLRLQHSIEREKLIVSCEQEILRVHCRAARTIANQAVPFSACTMLLDSEVYNMPLENQGDENKSVRDRFNARQFISWLQDVDDKYDRMKTCLLMRQQHEAAALNAVQRMEWQLKVQELDPAGHKSLCVNEVPSFYVPMVDVNDDFVLLPA is encoded by the exons aaaagcagggtCCAGAGCGGAAGAGGATTAAAAAGGAACCCGCCACCAGAAAGCCTGGCTTGCTCTTCGGAATGGGCCTTTCGGGGATCCGGGCAGGCTACCCGCTCTCCGAGCGCCAGCAAGTCGCTCTCCTTATGCAGATGACAGCAGAAGAGTCTGCAAACAGCCCAG TTGACACAACACCAAAGCATCCCTCTCAGTCTACAGTTTGTCAGAAGGGAACTCCTAACTCTGCCTCCAAAACCAAAGATAAAGTAAATAAGAGAAACGAGCGAGGAGAGACTCGGCTGCATCGAGCTGCCATCCGAGGAGATGCCCGGCGCATCAAGGAGCTCATTATTGAGGGTGCAGATGTCAATGTGAAAGACTTTGCAG GCTGGACGGCATTGCATGAAGCATGCAACCGGGGTTATTACGATGTCGCGAAGCAGTTGCTCGCTGCAGGCGCTGAAGTCAACACAAAAGGGTTGGATGACGACACCCCGCTGCATGATGCAGCAAATAACGGGCACTTCAAG gtgGTGAAATTGTTGTTACATTATGGAGGGAATCCTCATCAAAGCAACAGGAAGGGCGAGACGCCTCTAAAAGTAGCTAATTCTCCCACCATGGTGAATCTGCTCCTGGGAAAGACCACGTACCCCTCTAGTGAAGAGAGTTCAACAG AGACCTCAGAAGAGGAGGATGCCCCTTCCTTTGCTCCCTCCAGCTCTGTTGATGGCAATAACACAGACTCAGAGTTTGAGAAGGGTTTGAAACACAAGCCCAAGGCCCAGGAGCCCCCCAAAACCATCACCCCGGTGAAGGATGAGTATGAATTTGATGAGGATGATGAGCAGGACCGGGTCCCGCCAGTCGATGACAAACATTTGCTGAAAAAGGATTACAGAAAAGAGACTAAAGCAAACAGTTTCATTTCCATACCCAAAATGGAAGTGAAAACTTATACTAAAAATAACACAATTACACCAAAGAAAGCTGCCCACCGCATCCTGTCGGACAGCTCGGACGAGGAGGAGACCAGCGTTGCTGTGGGGACGGGGGAGAAGCTCCGACTTTCGACCCACGCGATATTGCCCAGCAGCAAGATTCGGGAGCCCGCCAGCACAAAGccacagaaggagaaaagcaaagtaaaaaagaagCGGAAGAAGGAGACGAAAAGCAAAGAGGTTCGGTTTGgcaaaaaaaatgacaaattttgTTCCTCTGAATCAGAGAGTGAAAACGTGGAGAGTGAGGAGGATGATAGAGACTCTCTTCAGAGCTCTAGCTGTGTAAAGGACTCCAGGCTAGTGCTAAAGGAATCCTCCTTGTTTAACTCTCTGTCTGCCTCATCGACCTCTTCTCATGGGAGTTTAGCATCCCAGAAACATAATCCTAATCTGACAGAACAGCACTCCAAGCACTGGAGGACGGACAATTGGAAAACCATATCTTCTCCAGCTTGGTCAGATGTCAGTTCCTTATCGGACTCCACCAGGACGAGACTGACGAGCGAGTCAGACTACTCGTCCGAGGACTCGAGCTTAGAGTCGCTAAAGCcagtcaggaagaaaacagagcacaaaaagaaaaacaccacacacaatactgtttctgagaaaaagaattCATTCCATAGCAATGTGGATGGAGCAATTCCAAAGCTGGACAAGGAGGGGAAGGTTgttaaaaagcataaaacaaaacacaaacataaaAACAAGGAGAAGGGGCAGTGTCCCATCAGCCAAGacattaaaataatcaaaacgTTTTCTTTTGAGTTTGAGGACTCTAAACAAAAGCCTGAGAAAGGCTTGATAGTAGAGACAGAAAATCCAGTCGAAAACAAATTGAAAGTGTTAAAGCATGAGCGAGAGCACAGTAAGAAGGAGGAGAAGCTCCCCAAAGGTAAAGCGGAGGAGAAGGAATGGTTGTTTAAAGATGAGACTGGAAAATCCTCGAAAGAGGAGAAATCGTTAAGAAAAGTCAAAGATGGCAGTAAAGACATGAGCAAATCCTTCAGAGAAGGATTAAGtaaatcagaaaaagagaaacctgTAAAGGAGAAGTCTCCCAAAGAGGAGAAGCCGAGACTACacaaggaggagagaaagaagaagtCAAAGGACAAGCAgtcaaaatctgaaaagaagaaCGAGCTGAAGGAGGAGAAGGTTTCTAaactagagaaggaaaaatccttcaaggaggagaaagaaaaatgcaaaaaagaaaaactttacaGGGAAGAATCTGGATTTGACGAGTTTAATAACAAAACCCAGTTTCCCGAAAGTGAGGACACAAAGTTCAGCCTTTCAGATGATCAGCAAGAAAGGTGGTTTTCAGACTTGTCTTCTGATTCATCCTTCGATTTCAAAGGTGAAGATAGCTGGGATTCTCCAGTAGCAGATTTCAGGGAGATTAAAAATGACACCGTGGCAAAACTAATCATAGAACCTgtgaaagaggaaattaaagacaagaaaaaggaaaacaaaacaaaagagaagaaggaaTACAACGAGAAACGTAATGAAAAGGACACTTTcttaaagaagaaagagagggaCTATGTGGACAAAAGCTCCGAGAAGAAAAAGGACCAAACGGACAGGCACAAAGTTACTCCTAGTTACTTGCCTGAAAAGGATAAGAAAAGGAAGGATTCTGCAGAGAGTgtcaaggagaggaaagaaaaagatacaggTGAAAccaacaaagacagaaaagataCCTCTGATGGCACTAAAGATCGAAAAGATGCCAAAATGAAGCAGGAGGAGCCCTATCGAGATGACTTTAAAGAATATGGCTGCGAAACGTTCTTCAAGGATAAGTCTGACGCTGAATTCAGTGGTAAAACTCTGGAGAGCTGGGAGAGGCACCattctgggaaggaaaaggagaagaaagatgcTCCcgataaagaaaaaaaagaaaaggtgaagccagaaaaatacaaggaaaaatcCAAAGAAGGCgacaaggagaaaaatgaaaaagttgctcctgagaaaatgctgaaagacaAAGAGCTGGACAAGAGTTtcaaagagaagaaggaaactAAAGAGAAGTACAAAGACCTGCAcagcaaagacaaagaaaggaagagttcTTTCGACCAggtaaaagagaagaaagagaaaaacttcTCCACAGATCGAGAGGACTTCTCTGAGAAAAAGGATGAGAAGAAAGGCAAGGAGAAAAGCTGGTACAGCATTGCAGACATCTTCACAGACGAAAGCGAAGATGAGAGGGACGATTACAGCTTGACTGGGTTCAAAGTTGGTGACTCTGCTGGGAGCGAAATGCATCGCCTGGACAGTCTGCAGGAGAAGGACGACGGTGCAGCTGCCGAGAAGGAGCTGTACCCCGACAAGCACCGCAAGTACTCCTCTGACCGGCAACATccaggagagaagcagaaggaTAAGGACTccaaggagaagaagaaggacaAAGGAACATcagaaggagggaaagagaagaaggagaagagttcctttgaaaaacacaaagagaagaaagataaaGACTCTACCGAGAAGTACAAGGACAGGAAAGACAGAACGTCCATAGATTCCactcaagagaagaaaaacaaacagaagctcCCAGAGAAGGTTGAAAAGAAACATGCCAATGATGACAAGGTGAAAAGCAAGCATAAGGAGAAGCCGGATAAAGAGCATTCCAAAGAGAAGAAGTCTTCGAAAGGAGGGGAGTCAGAGAAGAGCCTGCTGGAGAAATTGGAGGAGGAGGCTCTGAATGACTACAGAGATGACTCCAATGACAAAATCAGTGAGATCTCTTCCGACAGCTTCACAGACAGAGGTCAAGACCCAGGGCTGACCAGCCTCTTTGAGTCTTCTAACCTCTCTCTTACTgatgctgctgaagaaaagttTAAGGACTCTCTCCCTTTACCCTGCTTGCAGGACAAACTCAAGGAGAAGGAGAGACACAGACATTCCTCATCTTCGTCAAAGAAAAGTCACGAGAAGGAGAAAGCGAAGAaggagaagacagagaagaaggaaaaaacagaagaattcaaagattccagcagcagaaaggattCCACTCATTATGAAAAAGATTTCTCGGTGGATGGGGAGGCTTTTAGCACTTCCTATAACATGAAGGCAGAGCCTGATGAGGAACCAGAGAAAAGCATTGATtacttattttctgaaaagaaagataaaaatgatTCTGAAAGAGAGCTGTCAAAGAAGGcggaaaaagaaaaggcatacAGTTCCAGCACCATCAGCACAgttaaggagaaaaagaagcgagacaaacacaaggaaaaatggaaggaggaaaaggaaaagcatagAGACAAACACGCAGATGGTTTCTTTAAACATCACAAAGATGAGCCAAAGTCAACACTTAAAGACAAGGACAGTCCTCAAGTTACCACCTTTAAAGATAAATCAAAGGAGGACAACCTCAAATTCGGTGAAACCAAACTGAAGGagaagctcaaggagaaccaagAGAAAGACAAATCAGAGTCCATAAAAATAAGCAAtgggaatgaaaaaataacccTTTCCAAAGACAGCGGCAAGAAAGATGCCAGGCCAAGGGAGAAACTTCTGGGAGACGGCGATTTGATGATGACCAGCTTTGAGAGGATGCTGAGCCAGAAGGACCTGGAAATCGAGGAGCGCCACAAAAGGCACAAAGAGAGAATGAAGCAAATGGAGAAAATGAGGCACAGGTCTGGAGACCCCAAATTAAAGGACAAACTTAAGAGCTCGGAAGATGTGCGCAAGAGGAGCCTGGATCTGGCAACAAAGAAGCCATTAACGCTGGATACTCAGCTCAAGGACAAGAAACTTAAAGAGTTGGGTCCGCTGACTCCTATACTGTCACCGGAAAACAAGGCGCAGCCTGCTGTTGGGACGGACTCGAAGGACTGGATAACGGGTCCTCAGCTGAAGGAGATCCTCCCGGCATCTCCCAGGCCGGACCAGAGCCGGCCGACGGGAGTTCCGACCCCAGCATCTGTCGTCTCTTGCCCGAGCTACGAGGAGGTGATGCAGACACCCAGGACTCCTTCGTGCAGCAACGAAGACTACACAGACCTGATGTTTGAGTGCGCGGACTCGCAGCACTCGCTGCCCATATCCACGATGTCCATGAACGCCTGTTCTCCATCCTTCTTCGACAGATACGCGAATGTTTCCAGTGGGCTCCCCGAGAACCCGAGTCAGACCCCGACTCGTACCATACCCTCCACAAACCTGTACCGTTCCATCTCGGTTGATATCAGAAGGGCACCTGAAGAAGAATTCAGCGTTGGAGATAAATTTTTCAGACAGCAAAGCGTCCCGGCGACATCGAATTATGACTCTCCAGTGCAGCATTTGATGGAGGAGAAAGTTCCCCttccttctgttcctgctgAGAAGTTCCAGTGTTTATCTCCTGGGTATTACTCACCAGATTATGGGGTTTCATCGCCAAAAGTGGAAGCTTTGCACTGCACGCCAGGGGCTGTCAGCAGCGTCGCCCAGTCGCCTGAAAGTGTCTTTTCTGGTTTACAAGCAAAATCCTCCCCTTCGCACAGAGACGAATTGCTGGCTCCTTCAGTAGAAAGTGCTCTTCCCCCTGACCTCGGCATGCCCTTGGATACCACGGAAGAGCAGCAAGCTACTGCCTCCATTATGCCACCAGAATCTACCTACTTGCCACCAATTGAAGAAAACCATTTTAGTTCGGGTATGCCAGAACAAAACAATATAGACTGGGTTAACCCTCCTTCCAGAAACCCCAACGCCACCATTCCTCCCAGCCTGATGGGTAACCCAGCAGAGCACTCTGTCACCTGGTCCATGGGCTCAGAGCTTCTGATGAAATCTCCCCAGAGGTTTTCCGAGTCCCCTAAACCTCCACTCTGTTCCCTAGAGCCGATTCATCCTACACCAGTAGCCTTCATTCCCGCAGACAGTTCCTACCCCGTCTCTCCCATATCTTACCCTCTATCAGTGTCTGAACCGGGGCTCGATGAGGTCAAGGAGGACGCTGAGGAAGCCGTTCCAGGAGAAACAGCAAATGCCGAAGAGCAAGCTCCATACATGTCCCCTACTAGGTTAGACACGTTCTTCAATAACTGCAAACCCCTTCCGGAAGAAGCACCTGAGATACCTCCAGAGCCCCCTTGTATGCCAGCAGAACCTCAGGCAGAAGTTGTTAGCACACCAGAAAACACCTATTTGGAAAACAACAATGCCACGCCTGCAAATACAGAGGAGGCGGTAACGTGGCCTGATCCCTTCACCAACACAGAAGATGACTTGGACCTTGGCCCCTTCTCCCTACCAGAGCTGCCGCTCCAACCCAAGGATGTTGCAGAGGCAGAGATGGCCGAGGCAGAAGCGGTGGAagagagcccagcagcagcttcgGAAGCAGGCGCTGGGATGGGGAAAGCGAGCACGTCCGTGATAGCGTCCGGGGAGCCAGAGGAGCCTCTggccagccaggcagctgctgtcctgcccGTGGAGACGGAGCCACAAGCCGAGGAGCAGAAACCAGAAGTGGCTGCGCAAGAAGCCACCTCGGAAGCACTGaacacagctgaggaaaaaggAGCGGAGGACTCGGAAGCACAGCTTTTCCAGCAGACCCCGTCCGAGTCTGCTCAGGCAGAGAGCAAAGAGGTGGAGGCCGTGCACGAAGACCTCTCTTCTTCTGGTGGGGTGGcagagagcagctcccagccctgtcccccgCCCACGGCCCCCTCCGAGGGCAGTGTTTCACAGGAGGGTGCTGCGGCACGTGGGGGGAGCCAGGTCCCTTCCTCCCAGGCAGATGTACCTCCGGGCAACGCTCAAGCAGAAATCGCTGAACCAGTACAAAAACCAGTAGCAGAAGCTCCCAAGCCACCCAAAATAGAAGAGATTCCTCAGCGGATTACCAGGAACAGGGCTCAGATGCTCGCCAACCAAAACAAGCAGAACGCTGCCTCTTCTGAGAAGGAATTTCCTCCCGTTTCCACGCCCGCCACACGTGCCAAAGGCCGCATCACAGAGGAGGACGATTCCCAGGCTCAGCACCCGCGCAAGCGCCGGTTCCAGCGCTCcaaccagcagctgcagcagcagatcaacacttccACCCAGCAAACGAGGGAGATGATACAGCAAACACTGGCAGCTATTGTAGACGCTATAAAACTGGACGACATTGAACCTTATCACAGTGACAGGTCCAACCCCTACTTTGAGTACCTCCAGATCAGGAAGAAGATTGAAGAGAAGCGGAAAATCCTCTGCTATATTACTCCCCAGGCTCCACAGTGCTACGCTGAATACGTTACCTACACAGGCTCCTACCTGTTGGATGGCAAGCCTCTCAGCAAGCTCCATATTCCAGTG ATTGCCCCGCCACCGTCGCTCGCGGAGCCTCTGAAGGAGCTCTTCAAGCAGCAGGAAGCCGTCCGGGGGAAGCTGCGGCTCCAGCACAGCATAGAGCGG GAGAAGCTCATCGTCTCCTGCGAGCAGGAGATTTTGAGAGTTCATTGTCGGGCAGCAAGGACTATTGCCAACCAGGCTGTGCCCTTCAGTGCCTGCACCATGCTGCTGGACTCCGAGGTCTATAACATGCCTCTAGAAAATCAG GGAGACGAAAACAAATCGGTCAGAGACCGTTTCAACGCGCGACAGTTCATTTCCTGGTTGCAAGATGTGGACGACAAGTACGATCGAATGAAG ACGTGCCTGCTCATGCGACAGCAACACGAAGCTGCCGCCTTGAACGCAGTGCAGAGGATGGAGTGGCAGCTGAAGGTGCAGGAGCTGGACCCCGCAGGGCACAAATCCCTCTGTGTGAACGAGGTGCCCTCGTTCTATGTGCCAATGGTCGATGTGAACGATGACTTTGTGCTCTTGCCGGCATGA